Below is a genomic region from Maridesulfovibrio ferrireducens.
CAAGCGCATTGTTTTTCCTATTTTAAGACAAAGGAGAGCTGAATATGTCTACTGAAAAAGAATTCCGCGAAGTTGAGAAGAAGTTGCAGAATATTATAGGTGGCAGTATTTCGGCGCGTGTGTTGGCTGATCAGTTTATGCGGTTGAAAAAGGGATTTCCGGCAACGAATCTGGAACGTTCCTGTACTTTGAAAGACGGCATTTCAATTATTCCCGAAGAAGATAGAGATGGTTTGATTGGTATATTTAATGACGCTGTTGATATCGGACGTATAACTAAATTTGTGCCTGCATCCGGCGCTGCGACACGCATGTTTAAATTTTTGCTTGAGTTTCTGAAAACGGGTCATAAAAATTTTGAATCAAATCCCGATTGCGATGAAGCCTCTCTTCAAATGGCTCGTACTTTTGTAGATTCGCTCTCTAAGTTTGCTTTTTATGGAGAACTCAAAGAATCCATGAAGCAGGGCGGTGAAGATTTGGATGAATGTCTGGCACAAAATGACTGCCGGACAATTTTGGAATATCTGCTTACCGAAAAAGGGTTGAACTATTCACAGTATCCGAAGGGCTTAATTCCGTTTCATGTTTATGGGGATGGTTCTCGTACACCTTTCGAGGAACACATTTTAGAAGCAATAGAATATGCGAAAGATGAAGAGGGAAAGATTCGTCTGCATTTCACAATTGCTCCCGATAATGAAAAGAAGGCAAAAAAACATATAGCTGAAGCTCTCGGTAAATTCCCGGAGTTTGACTTTGATATTTCTTATTCTGAGCAGAGTCGCAAGACAGACACTATTGCTGTTGATTTAAATAATGAAATCTTTCGTACTGATGATAATAAGGTTCTTTTCAGGCCGGCCGGTCACGGTGCATTGCTTGTTAATTTAAATGAATTGAAGGGTGATATTGTTTTCCTTAAAAATATCGATAACGTAGTCCCCGATAACTTTAAAGCGGATACTATTGAATATAAAAAACTGCTCGGCGGTCTTTTAGTTTTGCTTCAAAGTCAGATTTTTGATTGTATTAAAATGCTGAAGAAGCCTTCTCTGACAGAGTTTGAAGTCGCGGTTACTTCCCTTTTTGTAGTGACAAGATTGCATATGACCTTACCGGCTGATTTCGTTAAAATGCCTCTGGTGACAAAAGCTGAGATACTTATTTCCAGGCTTAATAAGCCGATCCGTGTTTGCGGTATGGTAAAAAATCAGGGCGAGCCGGGTGGAGGTCCATTTTGGGTCGTCGGTTCTGATGGGATTATTTCACCACAAATTGTTGAGAAAAGTCAGGTTGATATGGATAGTTCTAAGCAGGTGGAAATTTTAAAGTCTTCAACTCATTTCAACCCTGTTGATATCGTTTGCGGACTGCGTGATTACCGCGGAAGACAGTTTGATCTGATGAAGTTTACTGATCCTGAAACAGGTTTTATTTCTTATAAATCTGAACAGGGGCGGAAGCTTAAGGCTTTGGAATTACCCGGGCTTTGGAACGGATCAATGGCAGACTGGCTTACTGTTTTTGTAGAGGTTCCTCTGAGTACGTTTTCACCTGTTAAAACAGTTAATGACCTTTTAAAGGATGAACATCAGCTTTAATTTATTCTTCTTGTTGTGGAGAGATTCTGTATAGATGTTTATAGCGTTGGTAGTATTGGAGACTGGCACTAAATCTGTTTCGTAGATTTTATACGCTAATAAAACATTTATACTATTTATATTGGAAAAGCCCGTCACGACTCTGACGGGCTTTTCGTTTTTTATAAAATAATAATTTTGTTTTCATGTTAAACGAATATAGATACAATTAAATTACTTCATATTTAATTAGGGTTAGCTAGGAGTATATTGAATTTTCGAATAGTATTTAGTTTTTATCTCATCCGGAGGCAGGAATGAAAGAGGTTATGGCGATGCGCAAATTTGTTGCACCCGAACTGGTTTTTGGTGCCGGTTCCGCTCTGCTTGCCGGGCAATATGCTGAAAACTTCGGAGCTAGAAGAGCGCTAATTGTTACTGACCCCGGTGTGTTTCGTTGCAGTTGGACTACTGCTGTAAAAGATAGTTTGAATAAGGCTGGGATTGAAACCTTTGTGTTTAGTGATGTCTCGGAAAACCCAAGAGATGTTGAAGTCATGAAGGGTGCTGAATTTTACAAAGAAAATAATTGTGATTGTATTGTAGCTGTTGGAGGTGGAAGCCCTATGGACTGTGCGAAAGCTATCGGCATAGTCACAACTAACAACGCTCATATTCTTTCTTTCGAGGGAGTCGACATGGTTGATTCTCCCGGACCTCCGTTAATTTGTATACCTTCCACAGCCGGCAGTTCTGCCGATGTTTCGCAGTTTGCAATAATAACTGACACTGTTCGTCATGTTAAAATCAGTATTGTCAGCAAGGCGATGGTTCCTGATGCCGCCCTTGTCGATCCTAGTCTCACAACCACAATGGGGTCGCAACTGACTGCAGCTACGGGGCTGGATGCTTTGACTCATGCTATTGAGGCGTACGTATCCAATGCAAATTCCGCTTTGACCGATCTCTTCGCCATTGACGCTATAAAATTGGTCAATGAGAATTTGGTTGCAGCTATTAAAGATCCTGATAATATTGAACTTCGCGGTTTTGTTATGCTGGGCAGTATGGAAGCTGGGCTTGCCTTTTCGAACGCGATACTCGGAGCTGTTCATGCAATGGCTCATAGTCTTGGCGGGCATTTGAATCTTCCGCATGGTGAGTGCAACGCCATACTTCTCCCTTATGTTATTAAAACTAATTTTTCTTACGCAGAAGACAGGTATACGGATATTGCTAAAGCTATGTCTGTTGATGTTGAAGGTAAAACTGCTGATCAGATATGCGAATCCCTTATAGATGTTATTGTTGCGCTTAGAAAGGATGCAGGAATAACAAAGACCCTTAAAGATTTCGATCTAAAAAGAGAAGATATTCCTAAGTTGGCAGAACTGGCTTTGAAAGATGCGTGTATGGTCACCAATCCTGTCGAATTAAGCAGCGAAGATGTAGAGAAGATTTATGAAGCGGCGTTCTAGATCAGATAGTAATGATAATGTTCGCAACAAGCTTATCGGGCTTGGTGAGAACTCAATGCGCAAAAGCTATTATCCGGAACTGCGTGACCGGATTAATGAGCTTGAGCGATTTAGAGCTTTGGTCGAGCATGCGAATGACGCTCTGTTTGTTCTGGATGCTTTTTCGTGGAGTTTTGCAGATGTTAACGCAACTGCTTTGAAAAAAACTAATTATTCTCGTGAAGAACTGGTCGAAAGCCCTCCCGAATCCATATTTCCTAAAAAGACATGTATCCTTATGCGCACTGTGATTGCTAACAGTGATGCAGGTCCTTCTCATGATGATGAAGGTATTTCTATCACTGAGCTTTTAGGTAAAGACGGAGTCAATGTTCCTGTAGAGATCACTGTACGAGTTCATTTTGTCGCAGGCAGGCTTTATCTCGTAATGGTTGCCCGTGATGTCACCCGTAGGCTTGCTGATCAGAGAGAGCTGCAAAAAACGCGTAACTATCTTGGCAACGTAATTGATTCTATGCAGTCGATTCTTGTCGGAGTGAATGAGGATTCGAGTGTTGTTCTTTGGAACGCTTACGCTGTGGCTGAAACAGGCGTTGTTGAGAAAGATGCGTTAGGAAATTATCTTTTTGATGTGATGCCTGAAGTTAGAAAATTTAAGCAGTTAATTGAGCGGACTATTCGAAATGAAGAAACGGGTGGTACGGAAATTTTTACGGTTGATCATTCTGGAGAAACCATTTTTTTTGAGATAGTAGTTTTTCCCTTTGAAGGTGAAGGGGAGTCCGGAGCTGTTATTCGTATTGATGACATTACAGCTAGGACCAGAATGGAAGAAGTTATGGTTCAAACTGAAAAGATGATGACAGTTGGCGGGCTGGCTGCCGGTATGGCTCATGAAATTAATAATCCTCTGGGAGGAATCCTTCAGGGCAGTCAAAACATTTTGCGCAGACTTTCTGCAGAATTTCAGAAGAATCACGAAGTTGCCCGTGAGTGCGGGGTAACTTTTGAAGCCGTTCATGCTTATTGTGAACGGAGAGGAATAATCTCTAAAGTTGAATCTATCCAGCAGCTTGGAAAGCGTTCGGCTAAAATTGTTGCGAATATGCTTCAATTTAGCAGGCAGACGGGAGGACAGCAGTCTTGCACAAGTCTTGTTGAAATTATGAATACTGCGATTGAACTTTCTTCCAGTGGGTATGATCTTTACCAAAAAAAAGGACGGGTCAGTTTAGATATTATTCGAGAGTTTGAGGAGAGTGTCCCTGATATTTTTTGTGCTCCGTCTGAAATTGAGCAGGTTTTAATTAATCTGATTAAAAATTCTGTGCAGGCTATTACATCTGCAAGAAAGGAAGATCCAAATAAAGTCGGTAAAATTTATGTCAGAATCGGGAGAGAAGGGAATAATGTAAGGCTTGAGATTGAAGACAACGGGCCGGGAATGGATGCAGATACTAAAAAGAAAGCTTTGGAGCCTTTTTTTACAACAAAAGGAATCGGAGAAGGGACCGGTCTTGGCCTTTTTGTTTCGTATTTTATCATCACCCAAAAGCATAAAGGAAGTTTTGTAATTGAAACCAGCCCGATGTTAGGAACAAAGATTGTAATTAAACTCCCTGTTGCCCCCGATTGTATCGGGCTGGATTAGGTCGTTACATATTATTTTTGATAGCTTCAGCTCTGTCTTCCATTTGTTTTGCAAGTTTAGAAAGAAGTTTGCTGCCTGATAAAATTGATTCTATTCTGTTGTGATCCGCTTTTACCCGCCTGAAAACCCACTGTGCTATATAGAACGCGTCATTTGGGGTGTCACATGGTCCAGTGCAGAAGGTTTTAATCTTGTCAGAAATTCCATTCTTGATTTTTTCTCTGACGATGATTGCATCTTTTAAAATTTTACCTGCATGGGAAGCCTTGTTTTTTGCTATTACGGATTGAGAATAATTAGACTCAGTCAGTTCTTTCTGAAAGACGGCGTTAGCTCTTTCAACTCTTTTTTCGGCTTTAATATACCCGTCCATAGCTTGAACAAGATCAGGATTTTCTGCAATTGAAGTAAGAACAGCTGCTACGTGCCGTAAAGGTGCTGCGCTGACTTTAAACATATCCGCCCGCTCTTTAGCTGTGAACGCGCGAATCTCGGATGCATCCCCCTTCACCGCGAATTTCTTTTCCGCAGTAATTCCTTTTTCTTCAACCAGATCAAGAAATGAGCTGTAGTATTTTTCATATGCCTTCGAAAGTGTTCCGGGATAAAGAAGATTTTCCCATATGGATTTTCTAGCTGAAATAATGTTTTCGGCTTCCGGCATAAGGCCCATCAAATTTAAACCGAAATATGTATTTATACCCTTAAAGGAAGCGGAACTATATCCACTTTTAGGTTTAAAAGGCAGAGATCCAGCCGGCTGATAGTTGTCAGCTACATATCCCGCAAGGTTTTCGAGAAAAACATCTGTTACTATGTCATTTTTAAATTTGTTTACGGTTTCAGCTATATTCGAAGTTGCTGTTTCAGCTGATTTTTTAGAACCGGATTGTGTTGTTTTTCCGGCAATATTATCAAGTGCAGTTTTATTTGCTGTTTCATTTCTTTCTGTGGCTGAAGGAGATTTTGCAACTTTTGATGTAATAGGAAGTCTGCCGCTTGATCCTGTTTCATGAATCCATGAGGGAGCTTCAACCCGTTCAGTCGTATCTTTTTCAGTGTCTTTGTTAATAAAGAATATTAATGCAGCAGCGGAAATAATAAAAACTACAGCGAAGATGATAATAGGAAGTTTGAATTTATTCATTAATATGCTCCATGATCTTACCAGTGACGGTTCCATGCAAATTTTATTGAGCCGGTTCCGGGGCAGCACGCGCCTGAACCGGGTTTCATAGCCATAAGGTAAATTGACCCTTTGGCTGATTGTTTAGCTATTCTTCTGATTTTTGAAAAAAGTTCCAACTGATCGACCATGTCTGGAACTTGTATAATACCCCGGCCTCCTGCTGAAAGAAGTTTTGCCTTAAGGTCGTGATAGGCTGATAACATGTCTGCTATCATGTTGTCGATTTGACAAAATTCCGCGGAGCATGGGTTGTCAGCAGTATTTAGTACACCGAGACATGAGTTGATAAACACCGTAATAAGATCGGAATCAGGCCCCAAAGATGCCGTATCAGGTGCTACTCCCTTTTTTGCAAGAGAGGCCGACAGAGTTCCTGATGTGCGGTAATATTGCAGTATCCGCAATGCCGTAGCTATCTGCTGTCCTTGAATTTCAGTTAGGGGTTGTGATTGCATTTTGGCGCAGAAAGTTCTTGAAGCCTCTATTAAATTTTCAAGCGAATCTTTATCTGAATTCAGGGCTGCATAGTTAAAGTTTGAATTCAGCCCTTTTCTCATAATTGATCTGGTTTCCACTCCGATGCGCTCCAGTTCAAGATTCAGAGCGTCAACCGCCAGCGAGGGGGAGTTTACGACATTTTTATCAAGATATTTAGGTCTATCTTTTTCATAACCTTTTCGGCCGATACTCCGTTCAAGAAATGTTACAAGGCGCTTTGTAAACGGCCACAATATTACTACTCCCAGAATATTAAAGAGCGTATGGAAAATTGCTAAAACAAATGCAGGTTCCCCGGTCATGCCCAGACTTTGAGTTGTAAATATAATTGCATTTAATAGAATAGGTAGAATTAGCAGTGCAACCAGCGCAGTGACTGTGTTAAAAATGATATGACCGATAGCAACTCTTTTGGCGTTGATGGTTGCACCGATTACTGAAAGGGCTGCTGTAGAGGTCGTTCCGATATTAGTCCCGATTACGGCTGCGGCCCCTTGATTCAAGTCCATCAAACCGGAAATTGTTGCTGTCAAAACTAGAGCCATCGCAGCGCTTGAACTTTGCATAAGCAGGGTGAGGATAATCCCTATGCCGAGAAATATAGGGAGGGATATAAATCCGGTGCTGGCAAATGTTGATAGATCAAGAGTGGATTCAATGCCTTTAAAGGATTGTTGAAGTGTAGAAATTCCGAGAAAAAAAAGACCGAATCCTGCTAAGGCATCGCCGAAGTAAGCTCTTTTGGAAATCGAACCCGTGAGCCTCAAAATTGCACCGCAGGCAATCAGCGGCAGTGCCAGTCCTTTAATATTAACATTGAAGCCCGCAGTTGCGACAATCCAGCCTGTTACTGTCGTTCCTATGTTGCTGCCGTAAATGACTCCGATAGATTGAGTAAGTGTAAGCAGTCCGGCGTTTACAAATCCAATTACAGCAACAGTGACCGCACTGGAAGATTGAACAAGGGCTGTGATAAAGAAACCGGAGATTAGTCCCCGTCCCGGATTTTTGGTCCATTCTCCCAGAAGCCGGCGGAGTGAGTGTCCGGCGGCGTGCCTGAGTCCCTGCGTCATAAGGCGCATTCCGATAAGGAAAAGCCCCAGTCCACCTAGAAGATTTGCGAGAAGTGTAAATGTCATATTTTTTAATGTATGGGATTGAATTCAAGTGCTTTTATTATTCAAGATAATTGCCTGAGACAATTTAAAAAGCAAGTGTCAGGTCTGAAAAGTAACAGAATTGTTTGAAATAAGAAAACCCCCCTCACATTTTTTGCGAGGGGGGTCTTTCTAATCAAATAAGCGGAGTAGCTTTTTTAAACTATTCAGCTTTGACTTTAATATCCATTTTATCCATTGCTTCGATGATTGCAGCACTGATGTCTGAAGCTTCGTCATAGCTTACGGCTGATTCTACTGAGAAGACAGCGGACATGCCGTTTGCTTTGCGATAATCGTCAACAGCTTTAGTGAAGCCAGCGTTAAGAGTTTCAACTATGCGATTCTGTTCAGCTCCCATTTTGGTCTGGTATTCGCTGAGAGCTTCCTGGAATTTGCGTGCATTGTCTTCAGTCTGGTTGCCTGCAAGTTCTTTCTGCATGTCTGTGAAAGTAGACTGGAAGCTTTCGCTTGCCTTTTTGAGGTATTCCATGCCTTCAGCACCGGCTTTGCATTCTTTAAATACTTTGTTTGTATCAACAAAACCAACCTTTGCTCCAGCTGTTTCCTGCTGTTGACAGCCTGCAATAAAAGCTGAGATGACA
It encodes:
- a CDS encoding DUF4301 family protein, which encodes MSTEKEFREVEKKLQNIIGGSISARVLADQFMRLKKGFPATNLERSCTLKDGISIIPEEDRDGLIGIFNDAVDIGRITKFVPASGAATRMFKFLLEFLKTGHKNFESNPDCDEASLQMARTFVDSLSKFAFYGELKESMKQGGEDLDECLAQNDCRTILEYLLTEKGLNYSQYPKGLIPFHVYGDGSRTPFEEHILEAIEYAKDEEGKIRLHFTIAPDNEKKAKKHIAEALGKFPEFDFDISYSEQSRKTDTIAVDLNNEIFRTDDNKVLFRPAGHGALLVNLNELKGDIVFLKNIDNVVPDNFKADTIEYKKLLGGLLVLLQSQIFDCIKMLKKPSLTEFEVAVTSLFVVTRLHMTLPADFVKMPLVTKAEILISRLNKPIRVCGMVKNQGEPGGGPFWVVGSDGIISPQIVEKSQVDMDSSKQVEILKSSTHFNPVDIVCGLRDYRGRQFDLMKFTDPETGFISYKSEQGRKLKALELPGLWNGSMADWLTVFVEVPLSTFSPVKTVNDLLKDEHQL
- the ercA gene encoding alcohol dehydrogenase-like regulatory protein ErcA encodes the protein MKEVMAMRKFVAPELVFGAGSALLAGQYAENFGARRALIVTDPGVFRCSWTTAVKDSLNKAGIETFVFSDVSENPRDVEVMKGAEFYKENNCDCIVAVGGGSPMDCAKAIGIVTTNNAHILSFEGVDMVDSPGPPLICIPSTAGSSADVSQFAIITDTVRHVKISIVSKAMVPDAALVDPSLTTTMGSQLTAATGLDALTHAIEAYVSNANSALTDLFAIDAIKLVNENLVAAIKDPDNIELRGFVMLGSMEAGLAFSNAILGAVHAMAHSLGGHLNLPHGECNAILLPYVIKTNFSYAEDRYTDIAKAMSVDVEGKTADQICESLIDVIVALRKDAGITKTLKDFDLKREDIPKLAELALKDACMVTNPVELSSEDVEKIYEAAF
- a CDS encoding PAS domain-containing sensor histidine kinase, with product MKRRSRSDSNDNVRNKLIGLGENSMRKSYYPELRDRINELERFRALVEHANDALFVLDAFSWSFADVNATALKKTNYSREELVESPPESIFPKKTCILMRTVIANSDAGPSHDDEGISITELLGKDGVNVPVEITVRVHFVAGRLYLVMVARDVTRRLADQRELQKTRNYLGNVIDSMQSILVGVNEDSSVVLWNAYAVAETGVVEKDALGNYLFDVMPEVRKFKQLIERTIRNEETGGTEIFTVDHSGETIFFEIVVFPFEGEGESGAVIRIDDITARTRMEEVMVQTEKMMTVGGLAAGMAHEINNPLGGILQGSQNILRRLSAEFQKNHEVARECGVTFEAVHAYCERRGIISKVESIQQLGKRSAKIVANMLQFSRQTGGQQSCTSLVEIMNTAIELSSSGYDLYQKKGRVSLDIIREFEESVPDIFCAPSEIEQVLINLIKNSVQAITSARKEDPNKVGKIYVRIGREGNNVRLEIEDNGPGMDADTKKKALEPFFTTKGIGEGTGLGLFVSYFIITQKHKGSFVIETSPMLGTKIVIKLPVAPDCIGLD
- a CDS encoding Na/Pi cotransporter family protein; this encodes MTFTLLANLLGGLGLFLIGMRLMTQGLRHAAGHSLRRLLGEWTKNPGRGLISGFFITALVQSSSAVTVAVIGFVNAGLLTLTQSIGVIYGSNIGTTVTGWIVATAGFNVNIKGLALPLIACGAILRLTGSISKRAYFGDALAGFGLFFLGISTLQQSFKGIESTLDLSTFASTGFISLPIFLGIGIILTLLMQSSSAAMALVLTATISGLMDLNQGAAAVIGTNIGTTSTAALSVIGATINAKRVAIGHIIFNTVTALVALLILPILLNAIIFTTQSLGMTGEPAFVLAIFHTLFNILGVVILWPFTKRLVTFLERSIGRKGYEKDRPKYLDKNVVNSPSLAVDALNLELERIGVETRSIMRKGLNSNFNYAALNSDKDSLENLIEASRTFCAKMQSQPLTEIQGQQIATALRILQYYRTSGTLSASLAKKGVAPDTASLGPDSDLITVFINSCLGVLNTADNPCSAEFCQIDNMIADMLSAYHDLKAKLLSAGGRGIIQVPDMVDQLELFSKIRRIAKQSAKGSIYLMAMKPGSGACCPGTGSIKFAWNRHW
- a CDS encoding OmpH family outer membrane protein, which produces MSKKILTLIALIVISAFIAGCQQQETAGAKVGFVDTNKVFKECKAGAEGMEYLKKASESFQSTFTDMQKELAGNQTEDNARKFQEALSEYQTKMGAEQNRIVETLNAGFTKAVDDYRKANGMSAVFSVESAVSYDEASDISAAIIEAMDKMDIKVKAE